DNA sequence from the Actinomycetes bacterium genome:
GTCCGACAGGACCCGACCGGAAACCCAAACGTGGAAGAGCCGGAGCACCCGACGGCATCACCACGCCCACACGCAGGCGACTCACCACACCGACATCAACGCCGCCATCCCCGGGCAATGCGGTGGATCCGGGCTAAGTAGACGCTGCCGGTGTAGCCCCGCTCGGTCTTCCGGGGGCTGACGGGGGCTACGTGTCGCGACGTTGGGATCGCGACCTGGAGGCAGGGGGAAAGGCCATGCGACTCAGAGTGCTTTCTGTGCTGGGGGTTGGTGTCCTGCTGGGGGCCTTCCCGACGGCGGTCACCTCGGCGGCCGCTGCCGCTGGCCCGTCGAAGGTGTTCGTCAGTTCCAGCGGATCGTGTGCGGGCAAGGCCGCCTACATCACGATCAGCGGTGGGGTTGCCGCCGCCGGGCCAGGGGGAACAGTTCAGGTGTGTCCGGGCACCTGCACCGAGGACGTCGTCCTCGGCTTCCCGGTGACCCTGCAGGGGGCCAACGCTGTGGTGGACCCGGGTGACGACATGTCATCTCCTCTCTACAACCTCATCGGCAGCAACGCCTTCACCGTTCTCGCGCCGAACGTGACCATTCGGGGATTCACCGTCGAGGAAGCGAGCGGCGATGGCATCTTCCTGGCCGGTGATCACGGCCTGATCCAGAACGTGCTAGCGCAGAACAACGGCGTCAATGGCATCAACGTGGACGGCAGCTCCTACTCGACCATCCGCTCCAACA
Encoded proteins:
- a CDS encoding right-handed parallel beta-helix repeat-containing protein produces the protein MSRRWDRDLEAGGKAMRLRVLSVLGVGVLLGAFPTAVTSAAAAAGPSKVFVSSSGSCAGKAAYITISGGVAAAGPGGTVQVCPGTCTEDVVLGFPVTLQGANAVVDPGDDMSSPLYNLIGSNAFTVLAPNVTIRGFTVEEASGDGIFLAGDHGLIQNVLAQNNGVNGINVDGSSYSTIRSNR